The following proteins are encoded in a genomic region of Anticarsia gemmatalis isolate Benzon Research Colony breed Stoneville strain chromosome 17, ilAntGemm2 primary, whole genome shotgun sequence:
- the CNBP gene encoding CCHC-type zinc finger nucleic acid binding protein, translated as MSSSVCYKCNRTGHFARECTQGGVAARDSGFNRQREKCFKCNRAGHFARDCKEEADRCYRCNGTGHIARECAQSPDEPSCYNCNKTGHIARNCPEGGRDSSNQTCYNCNKSGHISRNCPDGTKTCYVCGKPGHISRDCDEERN; from the exons ATGAGTTCGAGCGTGTGCTACAAGTGTAACCGGACGGGGCACTTCGCCCGCGAGTGTACTCAGGGCGGCGTGGCAGCGCGCGACTCTGGCTTCAACCGTCAACGCGAGAAGTGCTTCAAGTGCAACCGCGCTGGACACTTCGCGCGCGACTGCAAGGAGGAGGCCGACCGTTGCTACAG ATGTAACGGCACGGGACACATAGCGCGCGAGTGCGCGCAGAGCCCGGACGAGCCGTCGTGCTACAACTGCAACAAGACTGGGCACATCGCGCGAAACTGCCCAGAGGGCGGTCGCGACAGCTCCAACCAGACGTGCTACAACTGCAACAAGTCCGGCCACATCTCACGCAACTGCCCTGATGGCACCAAGACCTGCTATGTGTGCGGAAAGCCCGGACACATCTCCCGCGATTGCGATGAAGAGCGGAACTAA